The genomic window AAACTCATTTATGGTTGTGTacatccattatctaaaaaaactcaaacatttttaattaatattgattGAGTTTATAAAACAactaacaaaattttcaatacaaaatacatatgatatgaaaatatattcaatggtgAATTTGATGAAACttatttggtgttgtaaatattgctatgtttttcttatgAACTTGATCATATGGAGGGAGAGAATAGCACATTTGATCGGGCAATCATAACTTGTTGCCTGCTCAGATAGAAGCAACCACATCTCTTCCTTTCGTGGCCCTAACAGCCCCATCGGTTGTCCAAGAGCTGATTATAAAATCGTTACAGCTTATTAGCGAAAAAGAATTGTGAGTACAACTTGTTCTTAGTGATTCAAGAGTCAGTGTTGAAGAAAATACCACGTTAAAAAgtcctaaaataaaatttaaatcttagcAATGGCTTACTCTTTATAGGGTAAACGATAACATCCTAGATCTTTCCACGATGCCACATTGGCAATTTGGCACCACAATGCTGCACGAATCACTATGCAACAACTCACAAGTCACTAACACattaaagcaagtttaatagtaggctataaccAACTATAAATTTACGTGGAGGGGAGAGGAGTATACGAGTAAGACTAATAGCATAGCCAGCTGCTTAGCTCCAATAATTATACATATCCCCTATAGATAACTAGCTCTAATCTATAGGATTATATGttacttataaattttattttattatatggTGGGTCAACCCTCTTCTCCCATCCACATTGGTTGGTTTGTTTGGCTTCGAGAGCAATAGAGGTGGATAGGATTCTTGGACCTACATTGAGTTGGAGATTGTGCTTTTATTTAGTTCCCTCTTTTTACTTCCAACTCACCATGTGGTGTTTTTACGGTAGGACTATTGTACTTACTCTAAAAATGAAGATTGTTGCTTCTTATATAAGAGTTAGCTCCTCACATACTTAAGAAAAATGCATTCATCTACTTATAATTAGAGGAAgataagagggaaaaaaattagaGACAAACTTATAATTCATCTACTTTATATGTTAACTCTAATAGTATAAACTATAAGCCAATAATtggctctactattaaacttgcttttaaagtaagtttaatagtaggtTATAAACCAACTATGTGGATAAAGATTTGTGCAAGAACTATATCTTTACATACTTAAGTTAAATGCATTAAACGCATatgtgagagagaagaaaaaaactaaagacAATCCTATAGTCCATCTATTATACATGTTATCTTTAATACGAGCTTATTGCTAATTGTCGACTCTACTATTAGCCTTCTTTTTCAAAGTATCTAGAATCGAAAGCCGAataaacaaaaaggaaaaacagctCCAAAGCCGAataaacaaaaaggaaaaacagctCCAAGTCTGGAGTAAATTCAAGATAATCAAGGATGAGATTAGTAAATTCAACATATCTACTAAAGCTACTTTCAAGGGGGGAAACAGCACCAGCACAAATGGTTCCAAAAAAAGTCCATTCAAATCTGAAACGAAGTTGCAGCCAATTCAGATGCATATTGTCTTCAGGATATGTCCACAAAAGTATGAAATAGAAGACAATATGCGAAGAGAACCGAAGAGGTGAAGCCGCGAAGATGAACCTTCATTTTCTTCAAGCAGTGATTCTTAGAAGCCTTCATTTCCCTTTACCATGAAAATATCTCCGATTTAACATTTAAGGCAAGATTcgatcaaaattttcaaattccgACTCAACAAATTATCAAAGGctaacttgaaaaaaaaaagaagaaagaatatGCATAGATTTGCCTCGGAAAGTAATACAAATATCATAAACTTATTTAATTgtctaaatttttaaaatttcaccGAAAACGACCGGTGGAGTATTATAATAACTCAATCGGCGGGAAAAAAAGACCCCACCCCCACAgcattttattaaaaagaagCCTTAACCGAACGAGAAAGGCCACAAACTCTAACCCCAACACGTTGAGTACTACTACATGAAAACCAATATTCTGGGATCAATTCACAAAAATAGGGTTCTCTAACCTTTGTCAAATCAGTGATTGCAACTTTCACAGCAGGGAACACAGAATGGCAAAAGAAAGCAATTGCACATACCTACTCCTATCTAGTACCAGTAGTGGTTACAGCACTCTATCCACTATACAACGTGTGCATGTCTTCCAATACATTCCTCATACTGCAATATATATCTGCCCTCCATCATATCAGTATGTATCATGCTTGTTGACACACTAACTGAACATCACCTAATACCAACAGGATACAGAGAAAGTGATGACCAGCATAGTACCAGACAGATATGGCCTATGTCCAACTTGACAAAGATACAAGACACTCAACCTAGTTCAATAATTGAGTGCAAATGGACCAAAATTCTAGGTATGCTTTTGGAGACAACATTTGGTTCATCAGTCTAGCTCATGACATGAGAGCAAATAATCAGAGTAGGATGGTACTGGCAAGAGGAGAAGAGACAACATCAGAGTACCTAATAATTGGCAACAGCTCATCTTCCCTTATTTTCTCTTTAGCTTTGACAAATAATCTGTAACAATTTACAGCTGTTTAATGCTACGAACCAATGGAATGGAAACCCCGCCTCAACCTAAGCTTTTTTCCTCAATATCTACATCACAATAACAACAACCAACTCACTCGCCTCCAAAACTTAGGAAGATATATTAGTACAGCGACTGCCGGGTTAGCCTAAGTTCTCAcatttcaccttttttttttgtttctctttcgATCCTAAACTTCAAGATTGGCCCGCGTCTTGATTGGCTTTAGCTTAACCCCCATGCTCTCaggcgagaggagttctggcgatATACAAAACGGGTTCAAGGGGCTACGAGGGCTGCAGCTTATCTGGCTTGGTCTGTACAATCCGTATCCCATGAGGAAGTACTCCAGCGGCATAAGCATTGCATGCGGTTGCTCCTCTGTCACAACAGATCCACATCCTTGTACCTGCAAAGATATCAAGATTGACATTTCAAACcaaagaacatatttttttttcgttggaTCAAACTATCAGTTAAATAAGCACCTCTATGAGAGCACTATATCTCTCATCAAGCTTTGAGGTCATATGAACAGCCTCAGCATGGAACTGAGAGTTCTGGCCAACAAATATTAGAGTTCTGCACTGCAGCTCCTTTAAGCTTTCTGTTAAATCATGTCTCCTGGAAAGAAGCACAAAGTTTTGATTCCATCAGCTTGGGTAAATGGCTAAATGCGCCATACAAGAATttaaaaagcaaaaaaggaaaCATACTCATTGATTGTGTGGATAAACCGCCACACATTCATGCTTTGCCGTTGATCTAGAAACTACATGAATCAAGAGAACAGAGTTAAAGTTAAACTCATAAATTTATAAACAACCACAATAATTGATAAGGGGCAATGAAATGTTTTGGATAGTACGCACACTTCTAGACGCCTGCACAATGTCTGATTCGGGTACAGCAGAGCATCCCTGCACTCCCTGAGTGTTGGAAAATTACAGCAAGAAAATGTTCAAAGGACATCCCAGCAAAGAGCATATGGAGTAAACCAATCCTGCTTGCTACCTTGCTGAAGTATCGTTGTAGCAAACAGTCTTTTACCATGTTGCACATCCCATAATAATATAGCAAATTTGACATCACCTATGAAATGAATTTGTTAGTTGAAGACTTATTATTCTACATTTATAGTACACAAAGTTGAACACTGTAGGCTAGATATTGGAAAGGTACCTTATTATGAAACCATTCAGTCCAAGAAGGGGTCCTGCATAGAGGGGAAACTAGGATAAGACCTAGTACTCGCTCCCTATACTTCGTCTGCAACAAagaatataaataaattaaatacaaTTGTGCAAGCACTACAAAACACATTACATTTGAATAAATACGTACTGCAAATAGAGTAAGGATGTATGCGCCAGCAGTGACACCTAAGCACATAACAGGACCCAGTCTGTAAAAGGCCAAAAAACAAGAAAGCTACTTCAGCAATGTTGATAAACATCTAAAAGACTCAATTTTTTCAGATAACTTGAGAAGATATACCCAAAAAAATCAAGTACATCTGAAACCTGATCCGCTAACTCATCAACAGATGCCACAGGACTGCTTGGTGAAACTGGAGCTGCTCCTAACTGCAAGATTCTTGCAAAGGACAATAAAACAATGCATTCATCAAAAAGATAGATCTGAAATTGCCTAATGCATCAAAGCTTAATAAATACAACTATCAAATAATTCATTATATAATAAATACTAGAGACAGCTACGAACCTCATGTCCTGGGGGGCTGATATGGTAAATACAAAAATTATGCAGCAGTAATGAAGATGCTTCAGGGCAGAATAGTAGCCCTTGGAAGCATGACATATCTGATAAAAGAAATACGGACATAAGTGACTATATTGCATAATTCTTTTATAACTAAACACAACTCCACCTCAAATAGTTTACGGCACTACATGGAACTATAAAACTTACGATTCAATGCAATATCGGGATAAGTAACAAGTGCTGGCTTATCATGGTCGCCATACACCGCAACAGATACAGAACCATGGTTTGTTTGTATATGATGTTCCTGAAGAAAGCAAGGAAAGCGTCACACGAATTAGGATCAAAATGGTAAGAACAATACTAACCCTAGCCCTACGTCCAATAGTAGAAAATTCTCCATGTAGTACTTTGATCCAAAGAAAATCATGAAAACATAGGAGAAAATATAGCAGGCGACTACAACCAAGTGAAGCTCATGGTAGAAAATAGCAATGGCATCTATTTACATGCCCTACAGTGAATTATGGGATGcttaggaattaaaaaaaaaacgagatttggagggagagacgtccctccaaacattttttaagaagaaattgtgagcgTGTTGGGGATTGAACATGGGACCTTGGGGTTGAAACCACACATCCCTTGCcactgcactatcaagtgcatctcagGACGCTTAGGAATTATGATGCAATTTGCATTCTAGTAGGTAATAGGACCATTTCGAACTAGCAGTGGCCCCCGGATGCTTGAAGGAAAAGTTTCTCTAAACTGAAAAAAGGATATGAATAGTGAGTATCTGTTTCCTGCATGTTGTTTCACTCATGCTAAATGTGGCCAAGGTCTGATGAGTGACAGAAGGATAATAATAACTCCATTATGATATGTGGTGCTAAAGTGATGATTCCAATACCACATCCCTTAGGCCTAAGAAAAAGGTGAAACAGAGCACTAGAAGTGATTCCTCCACCATTTCACAAGCAAATGGTAGAATAGAAGCATATACTTTTGAGGAAAACCATGGCTAGGGCAATGCAATTTATCTGTTATTTTCTATCTGTCTACGGCAACAAGTGGCAGGGAAGCGTTAATATGATGACTACATCAAAAGCACCCTATTTAATAACCAATAATCACTAAAGAACTTCGCATGATAGGGACTTGAAGTTGCATTACCCATTTAACCATTTTTAACAGATGatacaaaataatattttaaagtaacCATGATACTGAATGCGCTTGCTATCCATATCATTGGCAGTAGAATTATAGGTGCCCTTGACctgtgtgtatgtgtatgtgtgttTCAGAAGAGTTTCAGTTGGTACTGAATAAGAGGTTGCTATCAGCATATTCAGTGTAAAGTTTAAAAATGCAATAGATTTAGGATTTTGTCCACAAATTTGTGACCCTAAAAATTCAACAATGGAAGTTTGAAACTTAGTGAACACTCACATGGCCTTTCACCCTAGATATACTTGCAGGACTAACCTAATTCTTTTCTACAACTACTTTCGATTTATGAATAAAGCAAAATTAAGGTGCCTTGGAAATTTGCGATTACGGATCAATAAGCAAAATTGGATAAACATCTGGACACAACAGGGACCTTAATTCCAACAACTAAAGGGCTTCCTATCAGCAGGGAGATAATTAATTGAAATTGGTGCTAGAAAGCCCaaccaataaaaaaaagtgatacTACAAATTAAAGAAACACCAAAGAAAAAAGGGCAGTTGGGACACCTAAACAACAACCCAAAAGCATCAAAATCGAATACTTTATGGTTTGTtcccctctcttttcttttttcttcttggtGATAAGCACACAAAGTAGGTGATTAATTAGCCTAACTGATTAGCACGCCAAGCAGTAAACTAACAGGGCCACGCAACCAAATCGAGAACCACAAAACTCGAAGAAAAGAAATTCGCCATGGACAAAGAAAGATAGGTAGAGGCCAGGTGGACACCtccaaagagaaaaaaaaattatcactcTGATGTTATCAAGACGCAGACGGTGAACCAGTGGAAGATCAGTCATAATCACAGGAAAAGATGAGAAAAATCCACAAGCAACCGCCCCCTCAGATCACAGTCAGATACTACTCCCCCAAAGCAAGAAATcgacaagaaaaacaaaaacaaaatcagGAAACGAACTCGAGCAACCTGAAATCCTACAAGAATTCGGGGTGGATTCGATCTAAACCCACAACACAATGCAACCAGCAGACAAGAACACAACTGCTAAAaagatactactactacaaacCTGAAGAAACGGCCCCCCTTCTCTCTGGAACCCCCAAACCCAACCAAACACCAAAATctcagcaaaaaaataaattaaaaaaaaagctcttcCAAGAACCGAACTGAATCCCGCCACCAAGCTCCCATCATCCGGCGCTCCCCTCCATCCAATGCGTCCAACCAAATCGGGCCTCCAGGGGAGCAAATCAAGAAGGGGGAGGAGCACCACCAACCTTGCCGCCGAAGGAGATGCGCTCGACGTCCACCGACACGACGGAGCCGCCGGAGTCGCCCATCTCCGGccaagaagacggcggcggggccactccctcccacctctcctctcctccctcgctcTCCTCGCGCTCGCTCACCAACCGCCGCCtcagccgccgctgctgccgccgctgctccgcctccaccacctgctcctcttcccctctcgaGTTCTTGGCCCCAGTTTATATATAAACCAAAGCACAAAAACACAGCGGCGCAAGCAGCCCTACACGTTTCTGTTGGAGACCCTGATATTTTTTGTTATTACAAATTAGTCCATTTGAGGGTTAAGCGGATCTGTAGGAGGGTATATTTGTAATTTTAGTACCATTTTGGTGTGTTCGAGAGAAACCGGGCAGGTCAAGAGGGTGTCTACGGTAGGTCAGTTCCATGAGATGCTGCTAccttaaataaatatataaaaacgatttttttaagaaaaaagatgCTAGCTTTCtcaaaatttagatataaaaaatatataaccccagaaaaaaaaatagatttaaattGAAGGTAATGACTGGTATTTGTACGTGTACACATTTGTAATATCATCACCATCGAATGCCCGTAAGATTGATGCAGAAAGATCACAAAAAAACAAAGTGGCCATTTGGCTAAATGCTACAATTTCCTGCATAAACTGCCAATGTATCCTACTGATGCATAAGATTTCAACCAACAACCATTTTTTCTCCACATTTCTAATGGGAAAAAACTAGGTGTTTGTCTTTATtggtgttagtttttttttcttatttgatTTGACAAATAAAGCATTGCCCGCCATTTGACGGATGTAGCTGGTTGgaatatttcaaattttacattttaattcttttaaagaaatttctatTGCTTTGATCGGTGATAACCATCTTTTTCAACCatatttatatgtattgtttgGACTCCCCTTACGATAAAGAATATTTAACGTTTAGGATAACATTcaattaaaacttttaaaattcgaacaatcaataatttctcaaatgcttTCTGTAAAAATAAAGGAAATATCATACATACTTTTCATTGAAAGTACCATCACAATATCAGATTTTATAAAGTTGTTCTGATATAAAATTTCATAATTTTAAAAAGTATaacgttaaatatttaaatatttatgattggGGAATACCATAATAGTTTGAATATATCACGCAAATGGTGTACACAGCCGGGTGTTTCTAGCTAGagtacaaaataaatatttaacaaAATCAGGTTTTAGTCTGATGGACAATAGTGACTTCACACCTCCCAGGTTTAGAAGTATTTGTCACTTGATCGATAAAATAAGAATTTTATTTAACCAACTTGGAAACATGGAACATATGTTCTGAACAACATACTCCTGTATGGCTATATTGTATTCCTTCCATTTTGTAAGGACGGCAAGCAAGCAACACGTACAAATTGTAGAGAAATTCAGTAACAACCATTTTTCTCTATATCATGTCTCATCCCTTGCAGAACATATGTTATTTTCTTATCACGAAGGTTAAAAAAAAGACGAGATTTAGAGGGAGAGATGTCtcttcaaacatattttaagaaacaAATATGAGCACGTCGGGGATTAAACACGTGAACTCGGAATTGAAACCACGCACCCCTTACCATCTCTTATCATGCATAAAAGTTATATCCCAACATATTACCAAACTAAATGCTACTAAAAATAATGCTTGCGTCAAGAACTCAAGATGGTCTcttttttgtctttcttttgCTGCAGTGCTATGACAGATAATCATGATAGTTCAGATGTCACTTTGCAgcttaaatattaaatgtaacGATAATTAGCCAATTGGTGTGCTGTTgacgtgagaaaaaaaaatcagtacaaCGATCCCATTAGAAGACTAAATTACTGGGAGGCTTTATTGCACTACCTCAAAATTCCTAAATTTATCCACGTCATTGAAAATAaatgttgagattataggcatataatgatttaatctattccataaataaatcatgacattacagatgaaaactagcatgaacgcatcattagatctacacatgtaaactacacagtataacatgaacagatcaaatatgcgcaacatattgaacacgtaccgaggtgacggaaagaccggctgcttggtcgaaacttttcgcaggcgtctacgaaggcacgaaacacgcgagcgaagaggaagacgagccgtcgcgaacgaacagggagcagtcgcgcgaagcgcttcccaaaaaccttattgccgccttctcccggtgcaggacgtcgaagacagaggttccggagacctgctctcccgatcgccggtgcacgccggcgagcgagatggagtagtctacgagcgacggcgcagtacagagtaggaggcaaaccctagattgatttcgcgtgtgttgcgtgaagacggcgggtagatttatatagagaagggtcgcttgatcagggcgcccgcacgatctctactgcgcgtaaccgaaccggataagtcgcgcgtaacttatccggactccatgccatttgcacgcaccggatttttcggaacgtttccaaaacaaaaacgaatccgaatttgcagcaaaacaaaactgcaaaaggaggctgcatctgcgcaagggtgaggagccaatttttcgaaccattcgacgcgtacgtggggcacgcgcgccgcctgcccggcgaggcgagcgagcgcgcgcgtgtgtttcccctcttctctccaccacacatgcttcaaatggctaggaaggcatcctcccttttaaggaggtccccttctcctagaataagtaaggtggtattAAACTCCACAttcatgccatcccatgaggtgggcttttgtgattttccaaagaattaatctttgagtgggctaaggcccattcattaattccaacaataaAATCGTCCAAATTACTTCCACAATTATTGGTTTTTATCATTTATTAAGAGTTAAAATTCAGGGATTGTTTGACTTCATGaatttcacacacaaaaaaaaaggatcattcAAGTTCCTAGAGTTATACAAGAAAATTCATATGGTCCAAAAAGAAAAGTCCTCACAACATTTCATTATGGGACATGAGCTTATTTTTGCCCTTAGCTTC from Oryza glaberrima chromosome 6, OglaRS2, whole genome shotgun sequence includes these protein-coding regions:
- the LOC127777757 gene encoding protein NDL1-like: MGDSGGSVVSVDVERISFGGKEHHIQTNHGSVSVAVYGDHDKPALVTYPDIALNHMSCFQGLLFCPEASSLLLHNFCIYHISPPGHELGAAPVSPSSPVASVDELADQVSDVLDFFGLGPVMCLGVTAGAYILTLFATKYRERVLGLILVSPLCRTPSWTEWFHNKVMSNLLYYYGMCNMVKDCLLQRYFSKGVQGCSAVPESDIVQASRSFLDQRQSMNVWRFIHTINERHDLTESLKELQCRTLIFVGQNSQFHAEAVHMTSKLDERYSALIEVQGCGSVVTEEQPHAMLMPLEYFLMGYGLYRPSQISCSPRSPLNPFCISPELLSPESMGVKLKPIKTRANLEV